A single genomic interval of Juglans regia cultivar Chandler chromosome 1, Walnut 2.0, whole genome shotgun sequence harbors:
- the LOC108995947 gene encoding nuclear transport factor 2-like: MSLNLTAMEIQTTNSLYSNHGGVLVVVSGIVKIRGSSKKRKFVQIIFLIPLGDGYLILSDIFQFINDDASTYQNQAPIPLGGTFDTQLNSSSSLPEPHALDFVWGQEMHGFVDEVLREDDPVGECSLAQQQQQEDYGIETAGETSVGENVSASFQSMVNAMHEGPLAPAMEERVGEAPKKTYASVLRGSKGQPGPSFSARPYLKRSSPATSEWNHTPQPAAQHSNSTLSFVPQASVDAVESLHGNSPATSERNQTPQPAAQHSSSTLSLVPQAGVDAVDEGLPVEKEGEPKSVYVTNLPPTVAKKKIRKKFKTFGQIIPNGILIRSQNESCYAMVEFEDLISVQNALEASPIQMAGSEVYIIRKMPVESSTYQAGRRGRGRGRGRGSDQMVVTGGRFELLGCYTGDD, translated from the exons ATGTCACTAAATCTTACTGCAATGGAGATCCAGACTACGAACTCTCTTTATTCAAATCATGGAGGTGTTTTGGTGGTTGTTTCAGGAATCGTTAAAATCAGGGGTTCCAGTAAAAAGAGGAAATTTgttcaaatcatttttcttataccTCTAGGAGATGGTTACCTTATTCTCAGCGATATCTTTCAGTTCATTAATGATGATGCAAGTACATACCAAAATCAAGCACCCATTCCGTTAGGAGGCACATTCGACACTCAACTGAATTCTTCTAGCTCTCTTCCGGAGCCACATG CTTTGGACTTTGTTTGGGGGCAAGAGATGCATGGATTTGTGGATGAAGTCCTTAGAGAGGATGATCCAGTTGGTGAGTGTAGTCTTGCACAGCAACAGCAGCAAGAGGATTATGGGATTGAAACTGCGGGGGAAACTTCTGTAGGGGAGAATGTGTCTGCTTCATTTCAAAGCATGGTAAACGCCATGCACGAAGGGCCCCTAGCTCCAGCCATGGAAGAACGTGTGGGAGAGGCACCAAAGAAAACTTATGCTTCTGTT TTGCGAGGATCTAAAGGACAGCCTGGACCATCATTTTCTGCCCGGCCATATTTAAAGAGAAGTTCCCCAGCTACTTCAGAGTGGAATCATACACCACAGCCTGCTGCTCAGCATTCAAACTCTACATTGTCATTTGTGCCTCAAGCTAGCGTAGATGCGGTGGAATCTTTACATGGAAATTCCCCCGCTACTTCAGAGAGGAATCAAACACCACAGCCTGCTGCTCAGCATTCAAGCTCTACATTATCATTAGTGCCTCAAGCTGGGGTAGATGCGGTGGATGAGGGCTTGCCAGTAGAAAAAGAAG GTGAACCGAAATCTGTCTATGTGACGAACTTGCCTCCTActgttgccaaaaaaaaaatcaggaagAAATTCAAGACATTCGGCCAAATAATACCCAATGGCATCTTGATTAGGTCACAGAAT GAAAGTTGCTATGCTATGGTCGAGTTTGAAGACCTTATTAGCGTCCAAAATGCACTCGAg GCATCTCCAATACAAATGGCTGGAAGTGAAGTCTACATTATAAGGAAGATGCCAGTCGAGAGCAGTACTTATCAAGCTGGAA GAAGGGgtagaggaagaggaagaggtagaGGAAGTGACCAAATGGTTGTCACAGGGGGAAGGTTTGAACTACTGGGATGCTACACGGGAGATGATTAG
- the LOC108995986 gene encoding auxin-responsive protein IAA11-like isoform X2, whose protein sequence is MQGVGGVVSGGGGGSITSGVSMSTVSKDDNLVLSSEDSSSCLEESELELGLGLSLGGGSCKAQQGPRGGQYARFLTAKDFPYVVSSSSASSASSSSSSSSLSRANVSSGTKRSADSVAAANGATFQVVGWPPVRAYRMNSMVSQTKLPVTEVFNSLVGKSRNSNTTVGKEAKNGCNKSNVNAKVKGHSRSSLFVKVNMDGTPIGRKVDLSAHSCYGTLTQKLEDMFQTSSTMMNSIRSRGEEHDMMVEATRPSRLLDGSSEFVLTYEDREGDWMLVGDVPWGMFITSVRRLRIMRTSEANGLAPRSEETNGRQRTKPI, encoded by the exons ATGCAGGGTGTTGGTGGAGTGGTGtctggaggaggaggagggtctATTACTAGTGGTGTGTCGATGTCCACGGTGTCAAAGGATGACAACCTGGTCTTGTCGTCTGAGGATTCTTCTTCTTGCCTGGAAGAGTCTGAGCTTGAGCTGGGTCTTGGGTTGAGTCTTGGTGGTGGTTCTTGTAAGGCCCAACAAGGTCCAAGGGGTGGTCAATATGCTCGGTTTTTGACGGCCAAGGATTTTCCTTACGTGGTTTCTTCGTCTTCAGCTTCTTCAGCTTCATCCTCATCGTCATCCTCTTCTTTGAGCAGAGCTAATGTTTCATCTGGGACCAAGAGAAGTGCTGATTCTGTTGCTGCTGCTAATGGTGCCACGTT TCAGGTTGTGGGATGGCCTCCTGTAAGAGCATATAGAATGAATAGCATGGTCAGCCAAACAAAATTACCAGTCACTGAAGTATTCAACTCACTTGTTGGGAAAAGTAGAAACAGTAATACTACAGTTGGAAAAGAAGCTAAAAATGGCTGTAACAAGAGCAATGTTAATGCTAAAGTGAAGGGACACTCAAGAAGCTCTCTGTTTGTGAAGGTGAATATGGATGGAACTCCTATTGGAAGGAAGGTTGATCTGAGCGCACACAGTTGCTATGGAACCTTGACACAAAAACTGGAGGATATGTTTCAGACATCATCTACAATGATGAATTCAATAC GATCAAGAGGAGAGGAACATGACATGATGGTAGAAGCAACAAGACCATCAAGATTGCTGGATGGATCTTCTGAATTTGTGCTCACATACGAAGACAGAGAGGGTGACTGGATGCTTGTTGGAGATGTTCCTTGGGG GATGTTCATTACCTCCGTGAGGAGGCTAAGAATTATGAGGACATCTGAAGCTAATGGACTTG CTCCAAGGTCAGAGGAAACGAATGGGAGGCAAAGAACCAAGCCCATCTAG
- the LOC108995986 gene encoding auxin-responsive protein IAA11-like isoform X1 — MQGVGGVVSGGGGGSITSGVSMSTVSKDDNLVLSSEDSSSCLEESELELGLGLSLGGGSCKAQQGPRGGQYARFLTAKDFPYVVSSSSASSASSSSSSSSLSRANVSSGTKRSADSVAAANGATFSQVVGWPPVRAYRMNSMVSQTKLPVTEVFNSLVGKSRNSNTTVGKEAKNGCNKSNVNAKVKGHSRSSLFVKVNMDGTPIGRKVDLSAHSCYGTLTQKLEDMFQTSSTMMNSIRSRGEEHDMMVEATRPSRLLDGSSEFVLTYEDREGDWMLVGDVPWGMFITSVRRLRIMRTSEANGLAPRSEETNGRQRTKPI, encoded by the exons ATGCAGGGTGTTGGTGGAGTGGTGtctggaggaggaggagggtctATTACTAGTGGTGTGTCGATGTCCACGGTGTCAAAGGATGACAACCTGGTCTTGTCGTCTGAGGATTCTTCTTCTTGCCTGGAAGAGTCTGAGCTTGAGCTGGGTCTTGGGTTGAGTCTTGGTGGTGGTTCTTGTAAGGCCCAACAAGGTCCAAGGGGTGGTCAATATGCTCGGTTTTTGACGGCCAAGGATTTTCCTTACGTGGTTTCTTCGTCTTCAGCTTCTTCAGCTTCATCCTCATCGTCATCCTCTTCTTTGAGCAGAGCTAATGTTTCATCTGGGACCAAGAGAAGTGCTGATTCTGTTGCTGCTGCTAATGGTGCCACGTT cAGTCAGGTTGTGGGATGGCCTCCTGTAAGAGCATATAGAATGAATAGCATGGTCAGCCAAACAAAATTACCAGTCACTGAAGTATTCAACTCACTTGTTGGGAAAAGTAGAAACAGTAATACTACAGTTGGAAAAGAAGCTAAAAATGGCTGTAACAAGAGCAATGTTAATGCTAAAGTGAAGGGACACTCAAGAAGCTCTCTGTTTGTGAAGGTGAATATGGATGGAACTCCTATTGGAAGGAAGGTTGATCTGAGCGCACACAGTTGCTATGGAACCTTGACACAAAAACTGGAGGATATGTTTCAGACATCATCTACAATGATGAATTCAATAC GATCAAGAGGAGAGGAACATGACATGATGGTAGAAGCAACAAGACCATCAAGATTGCTGGATGGATCTTCTGAATTTGTGCTCACATACGAAGACAGAGAGGGTGACTGGATGCTTGTTGGAGATGTTCCTTGGGG GATGTTCATTACCTCCGTGAGGAGGCTAAGAATTATGAGGACATCTGAAGCTAATGGACTTG CTCCAAGGTCAGAGGAAACGAATGGGAGGCAAAGAACCAAGCCCATCTAG
- the LOC108996024 gene encoding uncharacterized protein LOC108996024, translated as MLLRSSSTPLLGSLHSSFPESPNNNLNHYETCITLKHPTPTIHQSHHKLLLHQAGSLNLSSFSRNSSPISPSIADLDRNKGFRRAQSEGNLEGLAYASCSNNEEPRKSLGRAKFFMLQTIPSTRGECEDEEEEEDEEEEYYTEDDEERDGLEENEKTLWRNERGEEMVMAMEAQTLGLENKTRNLTLTEEASVREEIWNQDFGLGQGMFLAGGLGIGIGVGVGGGGGGGGGGGEFNSIGSGGDGGDNQGGVEAHFKRMVEENPGNPLFLRNYAQFLYQSKRDLQGAEEYYSRAILADPKDGEVLSQYAKLVWELSHDQDRASSYFERAVQTSPQDSHVHAAYASFLWEAEEYVDESVVPEEIQGMPSHFHGAVASANA; from the exons ATGCTGCTCAGAAGTTCTTCAACACCATTACTTGGATCCCTGCACTCATCCTTCCCGGAAAGTCCCAACAACAACCTCAATCACTATGAAACCTGTATTACCCTCAAGCACCCAACACCCACCATCCACCAAAGCCACCACAAACTCTTACTCCACCAAGCTGGGTCTCTCAACCTCTCCTCATTCTCTCGCAACTCCTCCCCAATCTCTCCCTCCATTGCTGACCTCGACCGGAATAAAGGCTTTCGAAGAGCTCAGTCTGAAGGAAACTTGGAAGGACTAGCCTATGCTTCTTGCAGCAACAATGAAGAACCCAGAAAGAGTTTGGGCAGAGCCAAGTTCTTCATGTTGCAAACTATACCATCAACGAGAGGTGAATgcgaagatgaagaagaagaagaggatgaagaagaagaatattataCAGAGGAtgatgaagagagagatgggttggaggaaaatgaaaaaacacTATGGAGGAATGAAAGAGGTGAAGAGATGGTCATGGCGATGGAAGCACAAACTCTCGGTCTAGAGAACAAAACAAGAAACCTGACTCTGACAGAGGAGGCCAGTGTTAGGGAGGAAATTTGGAATCAGGATTTTGGACTTGGTCAAGGGATGTTTCTTGCAGGAGGGCTAGGCATTGGTATTGGTGTTGGTGTCGGAGGAGGCGGCGGAGGCGGTGGGGGCGGAGGAGAGTTCAACTCAATAGGCTCCGGTGGGGATGGCGGGGACAATCAAGGAGGGGTTGAGGCGCATTTTAAGAGGATGGTGGAGGAAAATCCTGGAAACCCTTTGTTTTTGAGAAATTATGCTCAGTTTCTGTATCAG TCAAAGAGAGATCTTCAGGGGGCAGAAGAGTATTACTCTCGTGCAATACTAGCAGATCCCAAGGACGGTGAAGTTCTATCACAATATGCTAAGCTAGTATGGGAGCTCAGTCATGACCAAGATAGGGCTTCAAGCTACTTTGAACGAGCAGTTCAAACTTCTCCTCAAGATAG CCATGTTCATGCAGCATATGCAAGTTTTCTCTGGGAAGCAGAGGAATATGTGGATGAAAGTGTTGTGCCAGAAGAGATCCAAGGCATGCCATCACATTTTCATGGAGCTGTCGCATCTGCAAATGCTTAA
- the LOC108995901 gene encoding uncharacterized protein LOC108995901: MVGRRLINLFKSSPKSQLSGSAKPAYEDNSKSLARKAVSFVLFTVTGGVALSALDDLVIYHSCSSKALEKASKNRAVIDAIGEPILKGPWYNASLAVTHKRHSVSCTFPVSGPQGSGTFQLKAVRNGDDSWLSFLRPRDWDILIMDALLHVPGNDEKHQALRISLSDFPPPACTTCTECKPQESEKESEKESENPSVERK, translated from the exons ATGGTAGGGAGAAGATTGATTAACCTGTTCAAGAGCTCCCCAAAGTCACAGCTTTCAGG CTCCGCGAAGCCTGCCTATGAAGATAACAGCAAGTCATTGGCTCGAAAGGCGgtatcttttgttttgtttactgTAACGGGTGGTGTTGCTCTAAGTGCTCTTGATGACCTTGTTATTTATCATAGCTGTAGCAG CAAAGCCTTGGAGAAAGCAAGCAAGAACCGGGCAGTCATAGATGCCATTGGGGAACCTATTTTGAAGGGTCCATGGTACAATGCATCACTTGCAGTAACTCATAAGAGGCACTCTGTATCTTGTACATTTCCTGTGTCTGGACCGCAAGGCTCGGGAACCTTCCAGTTGAAGGCAGTCCGTAATGGAG ATGACTCTTGGTTATCATTTCTCCGGCCTCGTGATTGGGACATTCTAATCATGGATGCTCTCCTTCATGTTCCTGGAAATGATGAGAAGCATCAGGCATTGCGGATTAGTCTGTCTGACTTCCCTCCTCCAGCTTGCACAACATGCACCGAATGCAAGCCTCAAGAGTCGGAGAAGGAGTCGGAGAAGGAGTCGGAGAATCCTTCCGTTGAGCGGAAATGA
- the LOC108996014 gene encoding uncharacterized protein LOC108996014: MGVGFRTRVSLSVSGASKIKVLRAIFFKVLLYVRELLAMMFGCKCFFWNTVTDFSSPPEPKPFSLPAPIPIWPEGGSFASGKLSLGELEVIKISSFELIWGSNLTQDKKGVTFYKPVGIPDGFYCLGHYCQPNSQPLRGFVLVAREVDTHLSETAHARDPDQSPALQEPLDYSLIWSSDYGSKENNGGCCYVWLPQPPEGYKPMGCLVTDKPDKPELDKVRCVRADLTDKCEIYRLLLGTSSKFPNYPFRVWDTRPSHRGMLGRGVPVGTFFCGSYWNAGEELHIACLKNLNHILPAMPNIDQIHALIHHYGPTIFFHPEEIFLPSSVPWFFKNGAQLFRAGFLDGEAIDASGSNLPAGGKNDGEFWIDLPGDDRRESVIHGNLESAKLYVHVKPALGGTFTDIVMWVFCPFNGPAKLKIGLVNIALSKIGQHVGDWEHITLRICNFTGELWSIYFSQHSGGEWVNAYDLEYIEGNKAVVYSSKGGHSSYPHPGIYLQGSSKLGIGARNDCALSNLYVDSSVHYQLVAAEYLGDEVVTEPFWLQFMREWGPTLIYDSRTELDKIIKILPVMLRYSVESIFDKLPVELYGEEGPTGPKEKNNWVGDERS; encoded by the exons ATGGGGGTGGGGTTTCGGACCCGTGTGTCTCTCTCAGTTTCAGGGGCTTCAAAGATCAAAGTTTTGAGAGCCATCTTCTTTAAGGTTCTATTGTATGTGAGAGAGCTTTTGGCGATGATGTTTGGTTGCAAGTGCTTTTTTTGGAACACGGTCACCGATTTCTCTTCGCCTCCCGAGCCCAAACCATTCTCGCTGCCGGCTCCGATTCCCATATGGCCTGAAG GTGGAAGTTTTGCCTCTGGAAAATTAAGTCTTGGAGAATTAGAAGTTATTAAAATCTCCAGCTTTGAGTTAATTTGGGGCTCTAACCTGACACAAGACAAGAAGGGTGTTACATTTTATAAACCGGTGGGTATACCTGATGGTTTCTATTGCCTTGGCCACTACTGCCAACCTAACAGCCAGCCTTTACGAGGATTTGTTCTTGTGGCTAGAGAAGTAGATACTCATCTGTCAGAAACCGCCCATGCTCGTGACCCTGATCAGTCACCTGCTCTTCAAGAGCCCCTTGATTATTCCTTAATATGGAGTTCTGATTATGGAAGCAAGGAAAATAATGGTGGATGTTGTTATGTTTGGCTACCTCAGCCACCTGAGGGTTACAAGCCCATGGGCTGTTTGGTTACTGACAAGCCAGACAAGCCTGAGTTGGATAAAGTGAGATGTGTTCGAGCTGACCTAACTGACAAATGTGAAATTTACCGCCTCTTACTTGGTACCAGTTCTAAATTTCCAAATTATCCATTTCGAGTTTGGGATACGAGACCCTCCCACCGGGGAATGCTGGGGAGAGGAGTTCCTGTAGGGACATTTTTCTGTGGTAGCTACTGGAATGCTGGAGAAGAGCTGCATATTGCATGTTTGAAGAATCTAAATCATATTTTACCTGCAATGCCAAACATTGATCAGATTCATGCACTAATCCACCACTATGGACCCACTATATTTTTTCATCCTGAAGAGATCTTCTTGCCATCTTCTGTTCCATGGTTTTTCAAAAATGGAGCACAGTTGTTCAGAGCTGGCTTTTTAGATGGTGAGGCTATTGATGCAAGTGGCTCAAATTTGCCAGCTGGGGGAAAGAATGACGGGGAGTTTTGGATTGACTTGCCAGGTGATGATCGGAGAGAGAGTGTCATACACGGAAACTTGGAAAGTGCAAAactttacgttcatgtcaagccAGCTCTAGGAGGAACTTTTACTGACATTGTAATGTGGGTTTTCTGCCCCTTCAATGGGCCAGCTAAGCTTAAAATCGGGTTAGTTAATATTGCTCTAAGTAAGATTGGACAGCATGTGGGTGACTGGGAGCATATCACACTCCGTATATGCAACTTCACTGGAGAGCTTTGGAGTATATACTTCTCACAGCACAGCGGGGGTGAATGGGTAAATGCTTATGATTTGGAGTACATAGAGGGGAATAAAGCTGTTGTTTACTCATCAAAAGGTGGGCACTCAAGCTACCCTCATCCAGGAATCTATCTCCAGGGCTCCTCAAAGCTTGGGATTGGAGCTAGGAATGACTGTGCTCTAAGTAACTTATATGTAGATTCAAGCGTCCATTATCAATTAGTTGCAGCAGAGTATCTTGGAGATGAGGTTGTTACAGAACCTTTCTGGTTGCAGTTTATGAGAGAGTGGGGTCCAACTCTCATCTATGATTCGAGAACTGAACtggataaaataattaagattttgcCTGTGATGCTTCGTTATTCGGTAGAGAGCATATTCGATAAGTTGCCAGTGGAGCTGTATGGGGAGGAAGGTCCTACTGGGCCAAAGGAGAAGAACAACTGGGTGGGAGATGAAAGAAGCTAG